The following are encoded together in the Blautia obeum ATCC 29174 genome:
- a CDS encoding GGGtGRT protein, which yields MALFESYERRIDKINSVLNSYGIASIEEAEKITKDAGLNVYDQIKGIQPICFENACWAYIVGAAIAIKKDCRRAADAAAAIGEGLQAFCIPGSVADTRKVGLGHGNLGKMLLEEETDCFCFLAGHESFAAAEGAIGIAEKANKVRKKPLRVILNGLGKDAAQIISRINGFTYVETEYDPYKNEVKEVFRKSYSEGLRAKVNCYGANSVPEGVAIMWKEGVDVSITGNSTNPTRFQHPVAGTYKKECNEKGKKYFSVASGGGTGRTLHPDNMAAGPASYGMTDTLGRMHSDAQFAGSSSVPAHVEMMGLIGAGNNPMVGMTVAVAVAVQEAADAGKF from the coding sequence ATGGCTTTATTTGAATCATATGAGAGACGAATTGACAAAATCAATTCAGTTTTAAACAGCTATGGAATCGCTTCTATCGAAGAAGCAGAGAAAATCACTAAAGATGCAGGCCTTAACGTATACGATCAGATCAAAGGCATCCAGCCGATCTGCTTCGAGAACGCTTGCTGGGCATACATCGTAGGTGCAGCTATCGCAATCAAAAAAGACTGCAGAAGAGCAGCTGACGCAGCAGCAGCTATTGGTGAAGGACTTCAGGCTTTCTGTATTCCTGGCTCCGTTGCTGATACACGTAAAGTAGGTCTTGGACATGGTAACCTTGGTAAAATGCTTCTGGAAGAAGAAACAGACTGCTTCTGCTTCCTGGCTGGACATGAGTCCTTTGCAGCAGCTGAGGGTGCTATCGGTATCGCAGAAAAAGCAAACAAAGTTCGTAAAAAACCTCTTCGTGTTATCCTGAACGGTCTTGGAAAAGACGCTGCTCAGATCATCTCCCGTATCAACGGATTTACATATGTAGAGACAGAGTATGATCCATACAAGAACGAAGTTAAAGAAGTATTCCGTAAATCTTATTCTGAAGGACTTCGTGCAAAAGTTAACTGCTACGGCGCTAACAGCGTTCCGGAAGGTGTTGCCATCATGTGGAAAGAAGGCGTTGACGTTTCTATCACAGGTAACTCCACAAACCCGACTCGTTTCCAGCATCCGGTTGCAGGTACTTACAAGAAAGAATGCAACGAAAAAGGAAAGAAATACTTCTCCGTTGCATCCGGTGGTGGTACAGGACGTACACTTCATCCAGACAACATGGCAGCAGGTCCTGCTTCCTACGGTATGACTGATACACTTGGACGTATGCATTCTGACGCTCAGTTCGCAGGATCTTCTTCTGTACCGGCTCACGTAGAAATGATGGGTCTGATCGGCGCTGGTAACAACCCGATGGTTGGTATGACAGTTGCTGTAGCAGTAGCCGTACAGGAAGCTGCAGACGCTGGCAAGTTCTAA
- a CDS encoding iron-sulfur cluster assembly scaffold protein has translation MIYSREVEEMCPVAQGVHHGAAPIPEEAKWVQAKEVKDISGFTHGVGWCAPQQGACKLSLNVKEGIIQEALVETIGCSGMTHSAAMASEILPGLTVMEALNTDLVCDAINTAMRELFLQIVYGRSQSAFSEDGLAVGAGLEDLGKGLRSQVGTMYGTLKKGPRYLEMAEGYVTGIALDEDNEIIGYQFVSLGKMTDFIKKGDDPNTAWEKAKGQYGRVADAVKIIDPRKE, from the coding sequence ATGATTTATTCACGCGAAGTAGAAGAAATGTGCCCAGTTGCACAGGGTGTCCATCACGGCGCCGCTCCAATCCCGGAAGAAGCAAAATGGGTTCAGGCTAAGGAAGTGAAGGACATTTCCGGTTTCACACATGGTGTAGGCTGGTGTGCTCCTCAGCAGGGTGCCTGTAAGCTGTCCCTGAACGTAAAAGAAGGTATCATCCAGGAAGCACTGGTTGAGACAATCGGATGCTCAGGTATGACTCATTCCGCAGCTATGGCATCTGAGATTCTTCCAGGACTGACTGTTATGGAAGCTCTGAATACAGACCTTGTTTGTGATGCTATCAACACAGCTATGAGAGAACTTTTCCTTCAGATCGTATACGGACGTTCCCAGTCTGCATTCTCTGAAGACGGACTTGCAGTAGGTGCTGGTCTGGAAGACCTTGGTAAAGGACTTCGTTCTCAGGTTGGTACAATGTACGGAACACTTAAAAAAGGTCCTCGTTACCTGGAAATGGCAGAAGGCTATGTTACAGGTATCGCTCTTGACGAAGATAATGAAATTATCGGTTATCAGTTCGTAAGCCTTGGCAAAATGACTGACTTCATCAAAAAAGGTGATGACCCGAACACAGCATGGGAAAAAGCAAAAGGTCAGTACGGCCGTGTTGCAGATGCTGTTAAGATCATCGACCCACGTAAAGAATAA
- a CDS encoding TraX family protein: protein MSDKLPPSIFPARFQILSGSMLKLLACIAMLIDHTGAIILSHYPPALTELFYINGKGITFYRIVRDIGRCAFPIFCFLIVEGFLHTHDRRKYGRNLLLFALISEIPWNFMFANTWHYADKQNVFFTLFLGYLAFCALEYFWEAPWMQLFSLLALLGISILLHADYGWRGFIFLVLMYLLRNEKVSQAIVGSCWLSYEWKACFAFISINMYNGKRGFIRGKAAKYFFYLFYPVHITILVIIRNLFFL, encoded by the coding sequence ATGTCTGACAAACTCCCTCCAAGCATTTTTCCGGCACGCTTTCAGATTCTAAGTGGCAGCATGCTGAAATTGCTTGCCTGTATTGCCATGCTGATCGATCATACAGGTGCAATCATACTCAGCCACTATCCGCCGGCTCTCACGGAGCTCTTTTATATCAATGGAAAAGGAATTACTTTCTATCGTATTGTCCGCGATATCGGACGATGTGCTTTTCCTATTTTCTGTTTCCTGATCGTCGAAGGATTCCTTCATACGCATGACCGCAGAAAATATGGCCGGAATCTGCTGCTGTTTGCGCTAATTTCCGAAATTCCGTGGAATTTTATGTTTGCAAACACCTGGCATTATGCTGATAAACAGAATGTTTTTTTTACTCTCTTTCTTGGATATCTTGCCTTCTGTGCTCTTGAATACTTCTGGGAAGCACCGTGGATGCAGCTTTTCTCTCTGCTTGCTCTCCTCGGTATCTCTATCCTGCTGCATGCAGATTACGGATGGCGTGGTTTCATCTTTCTCGTTCTGATGTATCTTCTCCGAAATGAGAAAGTATCCCAGGCGATCGTTGGAAGCTGCTGGCTGAGTTATGAATGGAAAGCCTGTTTTGCCTTTATTTCCATTAATATGTACAATGGAAAACGCGGCTTTATCCGAGGAAAAGCCGCGAAGTATTTCTTTTATTTATTCTATCCCGTACATATCACAATCCTTGTGATCATCCGGAATCTCTTTTTTCTTTAA
- a CDS encoding UDP-N-acetylglucosamine pyrophosphorylase → MLKDFTVANLLDLNETIAAELFEGKTYPWEVLPEISDFIMKLGPTLNPSEYECKDGNVWIAKSAKIAPTAYINGPAIIGKDVEVRHCAFIRGNVIVGEGAVVGNSTELKNAVLFNKVQVPHYNYVGDAVLGYKSHMGAGSICSNVKSDKKLVVVKDGDEKIETGLKKFGAMLGDHVEVGCGSVLNPGTVIGRNTNIYPLSPVRGCIPADSIYKNAAEIIKKN, encoded by the coding sequence ATGTTAAAAGATTTTACAGTTGCAAATCTTCTGGATTTGAATGAAACAATAGCTGCAGAGTTGTTTGAAGGAAAGACATATCCGTGGGAAGTTCTCCCGGAAATCAGTGATTTTATTATGAAACTTGGTCCGACACTCAATCCGTCTGAGTATGAGTGTAAGGATGGCAATGTATGGATCGCAAAATCTGCCAAAATAGCTCCAACTGCTTATATCAATGGGCCGGCTATTATCGGTAAGGATGTGGAAGTCCGCCATTGTGCATTTATCCGTGGAAATGTAATTGTGGGAGAAGGAGCAGTTGTCGGAAATTCCACAGAACTCAAAAATGCAGTCCTTTTTAATAAAGTACAGGTTCCGCATTATAACTATGTAGGAGATGCTGTTCTTGGATACAAATCCCACATGGGCGCAGGTTCTATCTGCTCCAACGTTAAGTCAGACAAGAAACTGGTCGTTGTCAAAGATGGTGATGAGAAGATAGAGACAGGACTGAAGAAATTTGGTGCCATGCTTGGTGACCATGTAGAAGTTGGATGTGGCTCTGTGCTGAACCCTGGAACTGTGATCGGCAGAAATACGAATATATATCCGCTTTCACCGGTAAGAGGCTGCATTCCGGCAGACAGTATCTACAAAAACGCAGCCGAGATCATCAAAAAGAATTAA
- a CDS encoding DNA topoisomerase, which produces MGKSLYIAEKPSVAQEFAKALKINGQRKDGYLESEDSVVTWCVGHLVTMSYPEKYDIKYKRWSLDTLPFLPREFKYEVIPGVQKQFNIVKGLLNRPDVETIYVCTDSGREGEYIYRLVAQMAGVKDKEQRRVWIDSQTEEEILRGIREAKELSVYDNLADSAYLRAKEDYLMGINFSRVLTLRYGNSVSNYLNSKYQAISVGRVMTCVLGMVVRREREIRSFVKTPFYRVLSSIALEGEHFDGEWRAVEGSRYFQSPYLYKENGFKEKKHAEELIRMLESEQPLSCRVEKVERKKENKNPPLLFNLAELQNVCSKLFKISPDETLRITQELYEKKLVTYPRTDARVLSSAVAKEIYKNISGLRRYLMIDNAADEILQMGSYKTIAKTRYVNDKQITDHYAIIPTGQGLNVLKSLSQTSQRVYETIVRRFLCIFCPPAVYQKVNLVTEMQKEKFFSGFKVLQEEGYLKYATNSFARKSAADRSQESGKEDSEEASCDVQLLNALQRLKKNDILTVDALNIKEGETSPPKRYNSGSMILAMENAGQLIEDEELRAQIKGSGIGTSATRAEILKKLVSIKYLSLNKKTQVITPTLLGEMIFDVVNCSIRQLLNPELTASWEKGLTYVAEGSITSQEYMDKLEHFVRVRTAQVEQSNYQYALRQFFDAAAANYKSKPMASRRGGKS; this is translated from the coding sequence ATGGGTAAATCCTTATACATAGCTGAGAAACCAAGTGTTGCTCAGGAATTTGCGAAAGCATTAAAAATTAACGGACAGAGAAAGGATGGCTATCTGGAATCAGAAGATTCTGTAGTGACCTGGTGTGTTGGGCACCTGGTCACTATGAGCTATCCTGAAAAATATGATATCAAGTATAAAAGGTGGAGTTTGGATACCCTGCCTTTTTTACCGCGTGAATTTAAGTATGAAGTGATTCCGGGGGTGCAGAAACAGTTTAACATTGTTAAGGGGCTTCTGAACCGTCCGGATGTAGAGACGATTTATGTGTGTACCGACTCCGGGCGTGAGGGAGAATATATCTATCGTCTGGTGGCACAGATGGCGGGTGTGAAAGATAAAGAGCAGCGTAGAGTATGGATCGATTCCCAGACAGAGGAAGAAATCCTTAGAGGAATCCGCGAGGCAAAAGAACTGTCAGTCTATGACAATCTGGCAGATTCTGCCTATTTGCGGGCAAAGGAAGATTATCTGATGGGAATCAATTTTTCCAGAGTCCTGACTTTGCGTTATGGCAACAGTGTTTCTAATTACCTGAACAGTAAATATCAGGCAATCTCCGTAGGCAGAGTCATGACATGTGTGCTTGGAATGGTTGTGCGTCGCGAACGGGAGATCCGATCTTTTGTAAAAACCCCGTTTTACCGTGTCCTTTCCAGTATTGCACTGGAAGGAGAACACTTTGATGGAGAATGGAGAGCAGTAGAAGGAAGCAGATATTTCCAGTCGCCGTACCTTTATAAGGAGAATGGCTTCAAAGAAAAGAAACATGCCGAGGAACTGATTCGGATGTTGGAGTCGGAACAACCCTTGTCCTGCCGCGTAGAAAAGGTGGAACGCAAAAAAGAAAACAAAAATCCGCCACTTTTATTTAACCTGGCAGAGCTTCAGAATGTCTGCTCCAAACTGTTCAAGATCAGTCCGGACGAGACACTTCGTATTACACAGGAATTGTATGAGAAAAAACTGGTGACTTATCCCAGAACTGATGCCAGAGTGCTGTCGAGTGCGGTTGCAAAAGAAATTTATAAAAATATTTCAGGACTGCGTCGATATCTGATGATCGACAATGCAGCAGATGAGATTTTACAGATGGGTTCTTACAAAACAATCGCAAAAACCAGATATGTCAATGATAAACAGATTACAGATCATTATGCGATCATCCCGACAGGTCAGGGATTAAATGTTCTGAAAAGTCTTTCTCAGACATCACAGAGAGTTTATGAGACGATCGTACGACGTTTCCTCTGTATTTTCTGTCCGCCGGCAGTTTATCAGAAAGTCAATCTGGTGACAGAGATGCAGAAAGAAAAGTTCTTTTCCGGTTTCAAGGTGCTGCAGGAAGAAGGATACCTGAAATATGCGACGAATTCTTTTGCCAGAAAATCAGCAGCAGACAGATCACAGGAGTCCGGCAAAGAAGACAGTGAGGAGGCATCCTGTGACGTGCAGCTTTTGAATGCGTTGCAGCGACTGAAAAAGAATGATATACTGACCGTAGATGCTCTGAACATTAAAGAGGGAGAAACGTCTCCGCCCAAACGGTATAATTCAGGTTCTATGATTCTGGCAATGGAAAATGCAGGTCAGCTGATCGAAGATGAGGAACTGAGAGCACAGATCAAGGGAAGCGGAATCGGAACCAGTGCAACAAGAGCAGAGATTCTTAAGAAACTTGTTTCTATCAAATACTTGTCATTAAATAAAAAGACACAGGTAATCACACCAACGCTTCTTGGAGAGATGATATTTGATGTTGTAAACTGTTCGATTCGTCAGCTTCTGAATCCTGAACTGACAGCAAGCTGGGAAAAGGGCCTTACATATGTGGCAGAGGGAAGTATTACTTCACAGGAGTACATGGACAAACTGGAACATTTTGTGCGTGTGCGTACCGCTCAGGTGGAACAGAGTAATTATCAGTATGCACTGCGGCAGTTTTTTGACGCAGCCGCTGCGAATTATAAATCGAAGCCAATGGCTTCCAGACGAGGAGGAAAATCATAA
- a CDS encoding formate/nitrite transporter family protein produces the protein MNQEDVQKLSNAANAKITLLKNDFFKYFMRAIMAGFFIVVAMIFSNVVGNVFSGAEESAWGKFLGALVFSIAVLLISLVGGELFTGNNLVMAFGAFDKKISWGDAAKVWVVSYIGNFVGCLILSLIFVWAGASGTADYFAGFIGNKLAIPAGQMFFRAVLCNFFVCLGVLCGIKLKSEAAKFLMIVMCISGFVVSGFEHCVANMGIFVTAGCLVPGVSIGAMVKSMIIVTLGNMAGGALLLAWPLRKMSADK, from the coding sequence ATGAATCAAGAGGATGTACAGAAACTATCAAATGCAGCAAACGCGAAGATTACCCTGCTGAAAAATGACTTTTTCAAGTATTTCATGCGGGCGATCATGGCAGGGTTCTTTATTGTAGTTGCAATGATCTTTTCCAATGTTGTGGGAAATGTGTTCTCAGGGGCCGAAGAATCGGCATGGGGGAAATTCCTGGGGGCACTCGTGTTCTCGATTGCGGTATTGCTGATTTCGCTGGTAGGCGGCGAGCTTTTTACCGGAAATAATCTGGTGATGGCATTTGGAGCATTTGACAAGAAGATCAGCTGGGGCGATGCGGCTAAAGTATGGGTAGTCAGCTATATCGGTAACTTTGTTGGCTGTCTGATTCTTTCTCTGATTTTTGTATGGGCGGGAGCATCCGGAACAGCAGATTATTTTGCCGGATTTATCGGAAATAAACTTGCAATTCCGGCAGGTCAGATGTTTTTCCGTGCAGTTTTGTGTAACTTCTTTGTATGTCTTGGGGTTCTTTGTGGCATTAAGCTTAAGAGCGAAGCTGCAAAGTTTTTGATGATCGTTATGTGTATTTCTGGATTTGTTGTCAGCGGATTTGAGCACTGTGTGGCAAATATGGGTATCTTTGTAACAGCAGGATGTCTGGTACCGGGAGTTTCCATTGGAGCAATGGTTAAGAGCATGATAATCGTCACTTTGGGAAATATGGCAGGCGGTGCGCTTCTTCTTGCATGGCCTCTCAGAAAGATGAGTGCAGATAAATAA
- the selD gene encoding selenide, water dikinase SelD, whose translation MEKVYLTKLAPNCGCAAKVGPGTLAGVLCGLPKFQDPNLLVGTETSDDAAVYRISDELAMIQTLDFFTPVADDPYDFGQIAAANALSDVYAMGGEPKTALNIVAFPKDMDTAILGEILKGGADKVMEAGAVLAGGHTIQDDTPKYGLSVTGFVHPEKFWKNYGAQTGDRLILTKPLGTGIVNTAIKADMVSEEAREAALKSMKTLNRYARDVLKRHTVHACTDVTGFGLGGHGTEMADGSKKTLVIDTKALPILPDVEEYASMGLIPGGAYRNREFAAKSGYISTAELWREDLVFDPQTSGGLLVAVPADEAEEILLELSESALSCAMIGEVTDRENYALEIR comes from the coding sequence ATGGAGAAGGTATATCTTACAAAGCTCGCCCCCAATTGTGGATGTGCAGCGAAAGTAGGTCCGGGAACGCTGGCAGGTGTACTTTGTGGACTGCCGAAATTTCAGGATCCGAATCTTCTTGTTGGAACAGAAACATCTGATGATGCGGCTGTTTACAGAATTTCGGATGAACTGGCAATGATTCAGACACTGGATTTTTTTACACCGGTTGCAGATGATCCATATGATTTTGGGCAGATCGCAGCGGCGAATGCACTGAGTGATGTCTATGCTATGGGTGGTGAGCCGAAAACCGCATTGAATATTGTTGCTTTCCCGAAGGATATGGATACAGCAATCCTTGGTGAGATTCTGAAGGGCGGAGCGGACAAAGTAATGGAAGCGGGAGCTGTACTTGCCGGCGGGCATACGATCCAGGATGATACACCGAAGTATGGCCTGAGCGTAACAGGCTTTGTACATCCAGAGAAGTTCTGGAAGAATTACGGAGCTCAGACAGGTGACAGGCTGATCCTTACAAAACCGCTTGGAACGGGTATTGTGAATACGGCTATCAAAGCCGATATGGTATCTGAAGAGGCACGGGAAGCAGCTTTGAAATCTATGAAGACGCTAAACAGATATGCCCGTGACGTATTAAAAAGACATACTGTTCATGCCTGTACAGATGTGACAGGGTTTGGGCTTGGAGGACATGGAACGGAAATGGCGGACGGTAGCAAGAAGACACTTGTGATCGATACAAAAGCGCTTCCGATTCTTCCAGATGTAGAAGAATACGCCTCTATGGGCCTGATTCCGGGAGGCGCATATCGCAACCGGGAATTTGCAGCAAAATCTGGTTACATAAGCACAGCAGAACTCTGGCGGGAGGATCTGGTCTTTGATCCACAGACGTCCGGCGGACTTCTTGTGGCGGTTCCGGCAGATGAAGCAGAAGAGATACTTCTGGAATTGAGTGAATCTGCTCTTTCCTGTGCGATGATCGGTGAAGTGACTGACCGGGAAAATTATGCACTGGAGATTCGATAA
- the asd gene encoding aspartate-semialdehyde dehydrogenase, producing the protein MSEKLRVGILGATGMVGQRFISLLENHPWFEVVTLAASPRSAGKTYEEAVGGRWKMDTPMPEAVKNIVVMNVNEVEKVASTVDFVFSAVDMSKDEIKAIEEEYAKTETPVVSNNSAHRWTPDVPMVVPEINPEHFDVIQYQKKRLGTTKGFIAVKPNCSIQSYAPVLTAWKEFEPYEVVATTYQAISGAGKTFKDWPEMEHNIIPYIGGEEEKSEKEPLRLWGKIEDGVIVPATEPVITCQCLRVPVLNGHTAAVFVKFRKKPTKEQLIEALRNFRGLPQELELPSAPKHFIQYLEEDNRPQVSEDVNYEHGMGVSVGRLREDTVYDYKFVGLSHNTVRGAAGGAVLCAETLKAKGYITKK; encoded by the coding sequence ATGAGTGAAAAACTGAGAGTCGGTATTTTAGGTGCTACAGGTATGGTAGGACAGAGATTTATTTCTCTTCTGGAAAACCATCCGTGGTTTGAGGTCGTTACTCTGGCAGCAAGCCCGAGAAGCGCTGGAAAGACATATGAGGAAGCTGTTGGCGGCAGATGGAAAATGGATACTCCAATGCCGGAAGCAGTAAAGAATATCGTAGTTATGAATGTTAATGAAGTAGAAAAAGTTGCTTCTACTGTTGACTTTGTGTTTTCCGCAGTTGACATGTCCAAAGATGAGATCAAAGCGATTGAAGAAGAATACGCAAAGACAGAGACTCCTGTTGTTTCCAACAACAGTGCACATCGCTGGACACCGGATGTGCCGATGGTAGTGCCGGAAATCAACCCGGAACATTTTGATGTGATCCAGTATCAGAAGAAACGCCTTGGTACTACTAAGGGATTCATCGCTGTTAAACCAAACTGCTCCATTCAGAGCTATGCACCGGTACTTACTGCTTGGAAAGAATTTGAACCATATGAAGTAGTTGCTACTACATATCAGGCAATTTCCGGAGCAGGAAAGACATTTAAAGACTGGCCGGAAATGGAACACAATATCATTCCATATATCGGTGGAGAAGAAGAAAAGAGCGAGAAAGAGCCGTTGAGACTGTGGGGTAAGATTGAAGACGGAGTGATCGTACCGGCTACAGAACCAGTCATCACATGCCAGTGCCTGCGTGTTCCGGTACTGAACGGACATACAGCTGCAGTATTCGTTAAATTCCGTAAGAAACCTACAAAAGAACAGCTGATCGAAGCACTTAGGAATTTCAGGGGACTTCCTCAGGAACTGGAACTTCCGAGTGCACCGAAACATTTCATCCAGTATCTGGAAGAAGACAACCGTCCGCAGGTAAGCGAGGATGTCAACTACGAACACGGAATGGGTGTATCTGTTGGACGTCTCCGTGAAGATACCGTTTACGACTATAAATTCGTCGGACTTTCCCATAACACCGTAAGAGGAGCTGCCGGTGGAGCTGTACTCTGTGCAGAAACTCTGAAAGCAAAAGGCTATATTACAAAGAAATAA
- the argH gene encoding argininosuccinate lyase: MAQLWGGRFTKETDKLVYNFNASISFDQKFYKQDIRGSKAHVRMLAKQGILTEEERDQILGGLDSILADVESGKLEITSEYEDIHSFVEANLIDRIGDPGKKLHTGRSRNDQVALDMKLYVRDEIEEIDAELKKLLEALQVIMENNVHTYMPGFTHLQKAQPVTLAHHVGAYFEMFRRDRSRMADIRKRMNTCPLGAGALAGTTYPLDRFYTAELLGFDGPTRNSMDSVSDRDYVIELLSAMSTVMMHLSRFCEEIILWNSNEYRFVEIDDAYSTGSSIMPQKKNPDIAELVRGKTGRVYGALTSILTTMKGIPLAYNKDMQEDKELTFDAIDTVKGCIALFTGMVSTMEFRKDVMEASAKNGFTNATDAADYLVNHGVPFRDAHGIVGRLVLTCIDKGISLDELPLEEYKEISPVFEQDIYEAISMKTCVEKRETYGAPGPKVMEQIIAENKEYLKNN; this comes from the coding sequence ATGGCACAGTTATGGGGAGGACGTTTCACGAAAGAAACGGACAAACTTGTATACAATTTCAATGCTTCAATTTCATTTGACCAGAAATTTTATAAACAGGATATCCGCGGAAGTAAAGCTCATGTCAGAATGCTGGCCAAGCAGGGCATCCTGACAGAAGAAGAAAGAGATCAGATCCTTGGCGGTCTGGACAGTATTCTTGCAGATGTAGAATCCGGAAAACTGGAGATTACATCTGAATATGAAGATATTCACAGTTTTGTAGAGGCAAATCTGATTGACCGTATCGGAGATCCGGGTAAGAAGCTTCATACAGGAAGAAGTCGTAATGACCAGGTCGCTCTTGATATGAAATTGTATGTGCGTGATGAGATCGAAGAGATCGATGCAGAACTGAAGAAACTTCTGGAAGCTCTTCAGGTGATCATGGAGAATAATGTGCACACATATATGCCTGGATTTACGCATTTGCAGAAAGCACAGCCGGTTACACTGGCACATCATGTAGGGGCATATTTTGAGATGTTCCGCAGGGACAGAAGCCGTATGGCTGATATTCGTAAACGTATGAATACCTGTCCGCTTGGAGCAGGTGCGCTTGCAGGAACCACTTATCCGCTGGACAGATTTTATACTGCAGAGCTGCTGGGCTTTGACGGACCGACCAGAAACAGTATGGATTCCGTATCTGACAGAGATTATGTGATCGAACTTCTTTCTGCCATGTCCACAGTTATGATGCATCTGAGCCGTTTCTGCGAGGAAATCATTCTCTGGAATTCCAATGAATACCGCTTTGTGGAGATTGATGACGCATACAGCACCGGAAGCAGTATTATGCCGCAGAAAAAGAATCCGGATATTGCAGAACTTGTAAGAGGTAAGACGGGACGTGTCTATGGTGCACTGACTTCTATTCTTACAACGATGAAGGGAATTCCGCTTGCATATAACAAAGACATGCAGGAAGACAAAGAACTTACCTTTGATGCTATTGATACCGTGAAGGGCTGCATCGCATTATTTACCGGTATGGTCTCTACCATGGAATTCCGCAAAGACGTAATGGAAGCGAGTGCAAAGAATGGATTTACCAATGCTACAGATGCTGCAGACTATCTGGTAAATCATGGAGTTCCGTTCCGTGATGCACATGGTATTGTAGGCCGCCTGGTACTGACCTGTATTGATAAGGGAATCTCTCTTGATGAACTTCCGCTTGAAGAATACAAAGAAATCTCACCTGTATTTGAACAGGATATTTATGAGGCGATCAGCATGAAGACATGTGTGGAAAAACGTGAGACATATGGTGCTCCGGGACCGAAAGTGATGGAGCAGATTATTGCAGAGAACAAAGAATATCTGAAAAATAATTAA
- a CDS encoding epoxyqueuosine reductase QueH, translated as MNKRNYQRELDQLLEHTQKEEKVPRLFLHSCCAPCSSYVLEYLSQYFEITVFFYNPNISLEEEYRKRVAEIQRLVAEMSFTHPVHIMEGTYDPQIFYEMARGLERVPEGGKRCFKCYRLRMEKAAKLAKEGNYDYFTTTLSISPLKNAEKINEIGEALAEIYGVKHLPSDFKKKNGYKRSIELSHDYGLYRQNYCGCVFSKREQEEKMKQKQISEGSVL; from the coding sequence TTGAATAAACGAAATTATCAGAGAGAGCTCGATCAGCTCCTTGAACATACCCAAAAAGAAGAAAAAGTGCCGCGTCTTTTTTTGCACAGCTGTTGTGCACCATGCAGCAGTTATGTTCTAGAATACCTGTCGCAGTATTTTGAGATCACGGTATTTTTTTATAATCCAAATATCTCACTGGAGGAAGAGTATCGAAAGAGAGTGGCAGAGATCCAACGGCTTGTCGCAGAGATGTCGTTTACCCATCCGGTTCATATTATGGAGGGAACTTATGATCCGCAGATATTTTATGAGATGGCCCGTGGGCTGGAAAGGGTTCCGGAAGGTGGGAAACGCTGTTTTAAATGTTATCGGCTACGCATGGAGAAAGCTGCAAAACTTGCAAAAGAGGGAAACTACGATTACTTTACGACGACCTTGTCAATCAGTCCTCTGAAAAATGCAGAGAAGATCAATGAAATTGGGGAAGCACTGGCAGAAATCTATGGAGTAAAGCATCTGCCATCTGATTTCAAAAAGAAAAACGGTTATAAACGTTCTATTGAACTGTCACACGACTATGGTCTTTATCGTCAGAATTATTGTGGATGTGTCTTTTCAAAGCGTGAGCAGGAAGAAAAAATGAAACAAAAACAAATTTCAGAGGGTTCGGTTCTTTGA